The stretch of DNA GCGCGCAAGGCCGAGATCCTGCCCTACGTGGCGCGCCTGCGCGACGAGGCGCGGGTGCCGATCGTCTATGTCAGCCACGCGCTCGCCGAGGTGGCGCGCCTCGCCGACACGGTGGTGGTGCTGGATCAGGGCCGAGTCGCGGCCTGCGGTCCCGCCGCCGAGATCCTGCGCCGGGGCGCCCTCTTCCCGGGCCGCGACATCGGCGAGACCGGCGCCCTCCTGCACCTGCGGATCGTCGCCCACGACGACGCCTTCGGCCTTACCCGGCTCGACGGCGCGCCCGGCCGCCTGACCGTGCCGCGCCTTCCTCTGCCGGTGGGCACGAGCGTGCGGGTGCGGGTGCGGGCCCGCGACGTGATGGTGGCCCGCGAGGCGCCACGCTCGTTGAGCGCCCGCAACGTGCTCCCCGGCACCGTCACCGCCGTGACGCCGGGGGACGGCCCCCATGCCCGGGTGGAGATCGCCTGCGGCGAGGCGAGCCTCATCGCCGAGGTGACGCGCCTCGCCGTCCACGACCTCGCCCTCGTGCCGGGGCTGCCGGTCCTGGCGATCGTGAAGAGCGTGGCGTTCGACGAGGAGACGATCGGGGCAGTCGAGATCTAACGGAGTGCCGCAGCGAAGGCGCGTAGACGAGAGGGAGACAATCCCCCCGGCAGCCGCTATGGTCCTTGCGTCAGCGGACACCTTCCCGGCTGCGAAAGTCCATGGCGCGTGGATTTACGGCGGCATTCGCCGGCCGCCGTCGAAACCCGAAAGGGCTGAGCAGGCATGGCCGGGAAGGAGGTGAAGGATGTGAGCGGTTTTCCGATACTCACCATCACCATCGCGAAAAGCCCGACCGGATGGTCTCTGACCATCACGATCGGGCTCATGTAGCGGTTCGGATCGCTTGACAAGAGGGCTCGCGGGCGGCCACCTGCGGGTCCTCACTTCTTGAAGATAGGCCTGGTCGCTCCGTCAATCAATCGGCGAGCCCGAATCTTTCGGTGTTTCGGCACCGCCTCCGAAGGCCATGGGCATACCTGCCCGACACGAACGGAAACGGCGAGCCTTCCGGCCCGCCGCTCCGTCACCTCACCGGATGGTCTGTGCTCAGCGGGCGCCCGGCAGCCGCTGGGCCTGCGCCAGGTGATGCTGCACGACCGGCAGGGCCTGCTGGACGTAGGTGCGCAGGGCCGGGTTCGGGCCGGACTGGGCGTAGGCCTGGTAGTTGGCCACGGTCATGGCGTGGGCCTGGACTTGCATGCGGGCATAGGTGCGGTCGAAGGCCGGGCCGGCCGGGGTCTCGGCGAGTTCGGCGAGCATCGCCTGCTGCTGCGGGCCGAGCGGGATCGCGCCCGTGGCGGCGGTGGTGGTCACGTCACCGTCGAAATCGACCGCGTTGGCACCCATCCGCGCGCCGCGGGCCGCACCGGCACCGAGACCCTCGAGGCCGCCGACCGGGCCGCCCTGGAGGGTGCCGCCGACCACGCCGGCCGCCGCACCCGTGGCCGCGCCGACCGCGCCGCCCGCGATAGCGAAGGGCGCCTCGATCAGGCCGCCGATGCCGGCACCGGTGCCGCGGGCCACGTTCTCACGGCCGCCGAGCAGCGCGACGTTGGCGGCGCGGTGGTCGCGGATCATCTCGCGGGCATAGGTGCGGATCTGCGGGTTGCGCGACTTGTCGAGGGCGATCTGGCTCGACTTCACCTCGAACGCGTTCGACATCAGCGCCATCGAGCGGAACTCGTTGAAGTTGCCGATCTGCTGGGCGAAAGCGGGGGTCGCGAGCGCAACGGCAAGGCCGGTCAGGGCAACGAGCTTCTTCATGGGTGATCTCCTGAAAATCTGTTCTTGAGCGTCGGGCTCGGTCGACGACCGAATATCGAGCCGTTCATGTGGAGCGGCTTGGCAGGACGCTTTCGGTGCGGACAACGAGCTTTCGCGATCATTGTTCCCACCTTTGCGTCATCATCGTCATGGCCCGCCCCTGGCCGGATGGCGGCCCGCTCCGGTATGACGGCCCGCGACGTCCCGGACCGTCCGGGCACGACAGAGCGACGTGACCGGCCCTCCCGTGACCCGCCCCACCCTCCTGCCGCCGATCCAGGTCCTGCGGGCGCTCGCCGCCGTGATGGTCGCGGCCGGCCACGCGCAGTTCGAGGTCGCCGGCCTCGCCGCCCGGGCTGGACTGGCCTTCACGCCGGCGGCGTGGCTGCCCTGGCCGGCGGGGGTCGACGTGTTCTTCGTCATCTCCGGCTTCATCATCGTGCACGCCTCGAGCCCCCTGCACGGGCGGGCGGATGCACGAAGGACGTTCCTCGCCCACCGGATCGCCCGGGTGGTGCCGCTCTATTGGCTCGCCACGACGGTCGTCCTCGCCCTCGCCTGGGCGCGGCCCGGCCTCCTCGGCACCGGGGCCGAGGGGCCGGGCTATCTTGCGGCCTCCTACCTGTTCTGGCCGATGGCCCGGGCCGACGGGGCGGTGCAGCCGCTCTATTCGCTTGGCTGGACGCTCAATTACGAGATGGCGTTCTACGTCGTCTTCGCCCTCGTTCTGCCGCTCGGGCGACGGGCTGCGGTTCTCGGCGTGCTGGCGCTGCTGGCCGGCCTCGTGGTGATCGGACGGGTGGCGGGGCCGCTGCCGGTGGCGCTCGCGTTCTGGAGCGACCCGATCGTGCTCGAATTCGCCTGCGGCGCCGGCTTGGGCCTGGCGCGGCAGGAAGGATTGCGCCTGCCAGGCCTCGCGCGCCTGGTCCTGGCCGTCGCGGGGCTCGCCCTGCTGTCGCTCGCCGGCGAGACGCCCGCCCTCCCCGCTGCCTCGCCTGGGGCGGGCCTGCCTTGCTCCTCGTCGCGGCGGCGGCGCTCGGGCCGGCAAGCGAGACGGGGCGCCGGCTCCGCCCGGCCATCCTGCTCGGGGACGCGTCCTACGCGCTCTATCTCGCTCATCCCTTCGTCGTACGGGGCCTGCGCCTCGTCGCCGAGGCGAGCGGCCTCGCCGGCGCGATCGGGCCCGGCCCGTTGGTCGTCCCGATGCTGGTTCTCGCGAGCCTCGCGGCGATCCTGCTGCATCGCACCGTCGAACGCCCCCTCACTCGCGCCGCGCGAGCCCTGCTCGAACCGGCACGCACACCGCGATCGACGGCGAATTAAGCGCTGACAAGCCCGGATGTCCTCGTGCCGGGACGGCGCGAACCCGTTGACACTCCATCCGCGGCATGCTGTTTCGCTATGCGATACGCGCATAAGCGCGAGTGAGGAAACGCAGGGGTCACGCGCCGACATGGCTCAACCGACCACCCACGCCGAGGGACGCGCCCGAGCGGGTGCCGAGGGACGGGACATCGTCCTGTCCACCGAGGGGCTGACCAAGGAATTCAAGGGCTTCCGCGCCGTGAACGGCGTGACGCTCGAGGTGACGCGCGGCACCATCCACGCTCTGATCGGCCCGAACGGCGCCGGCAAGACGACCTGCTTCAACCTGCTGACGAAGTTCCTGACGCCGTCGGCGGGCTCGATCCGCTACAACGGCCGCGACATCACCGGCATGAAGCCGGCGGACGTGGCCCGGCTCGGCCTGGTGCGCTCGTTCCAGATCTCGGCGGTCTTCCCGCACCTGACGGTTAAGGAGAACGTCCGCATCGCCCTGCAGCGGCGCAAGCGCGGCGACTCGTTCGACTTCTGGCGCTCCGAGACGGTCCTGCGGGCACTGAACCAGGAGGCGCTGCAGCTGGTCGAGGCGGTCGGCCTGTCGGACTTTTCCGACATCCCGGCGGTGGAACTGTCCTACGGCCGCAAGCGGGCGCTCGAGATCGCCACCACCCTGGCGCTCGAGCCCGAGATGCTGCTCCTCGACGAGCCGATGGCCGGGATGGGCCACGAGGACGTCGACCGGACCGCGGCGCTGATCCGCCGGGTCTCGGCGAACCGCACCATCCTGATGGTCGAGCACAACCTGTCGGTCGTGGCCTCGCTCTCCGACCGCATCACCGTGCTGGCGCGCGGGCAGGTGCTGGCGGAGGGCGACTACGCCACCGTGTCGAAGGATCCCCGCGTGGTCGAGGCGTATATCGGAGCCGGACATGGCTGAGGCGGTGATGACGAAGCCGGTCCCCGCTGCGGGCGCGAGCGCCGCGCCGCTGCTGACGGTGCAGGGGCTCGAGGGCTGGTACGGCGAGAGCCACGTGCTGCACGGCATCACCTTCGACGTGAAGCCCGGCGAGGTGGTGACCCTGCTCGGCCGCAACGGCGCGGGCAAGACCACGACGCTGCGCGCCATCATCGGCATCCTGGGCAAGCGCAAGGGCTCGATCCGCTACGACGGCACCGAGACCATCGCCATGGCCTCGCGCAACATCGCCAAGCTCGGCTTGGGCTACGTGCCGGAGGAGCGCGGCATCTTCTCGAGCCTGTCGGTCTACGAGAACCTGATGCTGCCGCCGCGGGTGAAGCCCGGCGGGATGAATGTGGACCAGATCTACACCCTGTTCCCCAACCTCAAGGAGCGCTCGGGCAGCCAGGGCACCAAGCTCTCGGGCGGCGAGCAGCAGATGCTCGCCATCGGCCGCATCCTGCGCACCGGCGCCAAGCTGATCCTGCTCGACGAGCCGACCGAGGGCCTCGCCCCGGTCATCGTGCAGCAGATCGGCCGGACCATCGCCCGGCTGAAATCCGAGGGCTACACGATCATCCTGGTGGAGCAGAACTTCCGCTTCGCCCAGACCGTGGCCGACCGGCACTTCGTGGTCGAGCAGGGCCGGGTGATCGACATGATCCCCAACAGCGAACTCGACGCCAACATCGACAAGCTCCACACCTATCTCGGCGTGTGATGCGGGCGCGGGTCCTCCTCACGGCCCTGCTGGTGGGCCTCGCGCCGAGTGTGGCAGCGCTTGCGGGAACGCCGGTGAAGATCGGCGTGCTGAACGACCGCTCGGGCGTCTATGCCGACATCTCGGGCGAGGGCTCGGTCGTCGCCGCCCGCATGGCGGTGGAGGATTTCCGCCCCCTCGCGCGCGACCTCGCGGTCGAGGTCGTGGCCGGCGACCACCAGAACAAGCCCGCCGTCGGCGCGGCGCTCGCCCGGGCCTGGTACGACCGGGAAGGAGTGGACGCGATCTTCGACGTCCCGACCTCCTCGGTGGCGCTCGCCGTCCACCAGGTCACCCGCGAGCGGAACAAGGTCTTCGTCGATTCGGGCGCCGGCACCGCCGACCTCACCGGCCCGGATTGCTCGCCCAACACCGTCCACTGGACCTTCGACACCGTCGCGCTGGCCAACGGCACCGGCGGCGCCATGGTCAAGCGCGGCGGCACCACCTGGTTTTTCCTCACCGCCGACTACGCCTTCGGCGAGGCGGTGCAGCGCGATACCACGGCGCTGATCCTGCGCAACGGCGGCACGGTGCTGGGCAGCGTCAAGACGCCGTTCCCGGCCTCGGACTTCGCGCCCGCCTTACGCCAGGCGCAAGCCTCGGGCGCCAAGGTGATCGGGCTCGCCAATGCCGGCGGCGACACGATCGGGGCGGTGCGGGAGGCGGCACGGCTGAGGGTCACCGAGGGCGGCCAGGCGCTGGCGGGCCTCCTGATCTTCTCCTCGGACATCCATTCCCTGACCCCGAAGGTGGCGCAAGGGCTGGTGCTGACCGAGCCGTTCTACTGGGACCTCAACGACGCCACCCGCGCCTTCTCGGACCGCTTCGCCCGCCGTTTCGGGGGCCGCAAGCCCACCGCGGCCCAGGCCGGGGTCTATGCCGGGGTGCTGCACTACCTCAAGGCGGTCGCGGTCCTGAACAAGGCCGATGACGGCCGCCGCGTCGTGGCGACGATGAAGGACCTGCCGACCGACGACCCGCTCTTCGGCAAGGGGACGATCCGGCCGGACGGCCGCAAGATCCACGACATGTATCTGTTCGAGGTCAAGAAGCCGTCAGAATCGAAGGGCGAGTGGGATCTCTACAGGACGCTGGCGACGATTCCCGGCGTGGAGGCCTTCCGGCCCCTCGACCGGGGCGGCTGCCCGCTCGTCACCCAGGCCGCGCAGGCCGAGACGGCGGCGCAGGACGTGGGCGCGCGGCCCTGACGCGGGGCCGGCACGGCCTAACAACGAGAAGCGGACCGGGACAGGCCCGCCGGGATGTCGAGACGAGATTTCGAGGGAACGCCGCCGCGTGCGGGCGGCACCACCAGGGAGGACGTTTGATGCTGAAACGGTTGTTGCTCGCCAGCGCGCTCTGCGCCGTTGCCGCCAGCCAGGCTCTGGCGCAGACGCCGGTGAAGATCGGCGTGCTGAACGACCGCTCGGGCGTCTATGCCGACATCGCCGGCGAGGGCTCGGTCGTCGCCGCCCGCATGGCGGTGGAGGACTTCAAGGCCGCCGAGAAGGGCCTGAAGGTCGAGATCGTCGCCGCCGACCACCAGAACAAGCCGGATGTCGGCGCCTCGATCGCCCGGCAATGGTACGACCGCGACGGCGTCGACGCGATCTTCGACGTGCCGACCTCCTCGGTGGCGCTCGCCGTCAACCAGGTGACGCGCGAGAAGAACAAGGCCTTCATCAATTCGGGCGCCGGCACCGCCGACCTCACCGGGCCGCAATGCTCGCCCAATACCGTCCACTGGACCTACGACACGGTGGCGCTGGCCAACGGCACCGGCGGCGCCATGGTCAAGCGCGGCGGCACCACCTGGTTCTTCCTCACCGCCGACTACGCCTTCGGCCAGGCGCTCCAGCGCGACACCAGCGAGGTCGTGAACAAGAACGGCGGCAAGGTCGTCGGCGCGGTCAAGACGCCGTTCCCGACTGCCGACTTCTCGTCCTTCCTGCTCCAGGCGCAAGGGTCGGGCGCCAAGGTGATCGGGCTCGCCAATGCCGGCGGCGACACCATCAACGCCATCAAGCAGGCGGCGGAGTTCGGCATCACCGAGGGCGGCCAGGCCATCGCCGGCCTGCTGATCTTCTCCTCCGACATCCACGCCCTGACCCCGAAGATCGCGCAGGGCCTGGTGCTGACCGAGCCGTTCTACTGGGACCTCAACGACGGCACCCGCGCCTTCTCCGACCGCTTCGCCAAGCAGAACGGCGGCAAGAAGCCGACCGCCGTGCAGGCCGGCGTCTATGCCAGCGTGCTGCACTACCTCAAGGCGGTCGAGGGGCTGAAGTCGGCCTCCGACGGGGGCAAGGTCGTCGCCAGGATGAAGGAGATCCCGACCGACGATCCGCTCTTCGGCAAGGGCAACATCCGTCCCGACGGCCGCACGATCCACGACATGTACCTGTTCGAGGTGAAGAAGCCGGCCGAGTCGAAGGGCCCGTGGGACCTCTACAAGACCCTGGCGACGATCCCCGGCAACGAGGCGTTCCGCCCGCTCAACCAGGGCAACTGCCCGCTGGTGAACAAGAGCTGACGCTCATTCCGGCGGCGCTCCGCGAGCGCCGCCGGCCCATCCGAATCAGGCCCGGTCCCCACGCGAGTCGCCAGACCCCATGCCCACGATCCTCGGCGTCCCCATGCAGGCGCTCTTCGGCCAGCTCCTGCTCGGCCTCATCAACGGCTCGTTCTACGCCATCCTGTCGCTCGGGCTGGCGATCATCTTCGGCCTGTTGAACATCATCAACTTC from Methylobacterium aquaticum encodes:
- a CDS encoding DUF4142 domain-containing protein, producing MKKLVALTGLAVALATPAFAQQIGNFNEFRSMALMSNAFEVKSSQIALDKSRNPQIRTYAREMIRDHRAANVALLGGRENVARGTGAGIGGLIEAPFAIAGGAVGAATGAAAGVVGGTLQGGPVGGLEGLGAGAARGARMGANAVDFDGDVTTTAATGAIPLGPQQQAMLAELAETPAGPAFDRTYARMQVQAHAMTVANYQAYAQSGPNPALRTYVQQALPVVQHHLAQAQRLPGAR
- a CDS encoding acyltransferase family protein gives rise to the protein MTGPPVTRPTLLPPIQVLRALAAVMVAAGHAQFEVAGLAARAGLAFTPAAWLPWPAGVDVFFVISGFIIVHASSPLHGRADARRTFLAHRIARVVPLYWLATTVVLALAWARPGLLGTGAEGPGYLAASYLFWPMARADGAVQPLYSLGWTLNYEMAFYVVFALVLPLGRRAAVLGVLALLAGLVVIGRVAGPLPVALAFWSDPIVLEFACGAGLGLARQEGLRLPGLARLVLAVAGLALLSLAGETPALPAASPGAGLPCSSSRRRRSGRQARRGAGSARPSCSGTRPTRSISLIPSSYGACASSPRRAASPARSGPARWSSRCWFSRASRRSCCIAPSNAPSLAPREPCSNRHAHRDRRRIKR
- a CDS encoding ABC transporter ATP-binding protein, whose protein sequence is MAQPTTHAEGRARAGAEGRDIVLSTEGLTKEFKGFRAVNGVTLEVTRGTIHALIGPNGAGKTTCFNLLTKFLTPSAGSIRYNGRDITGMKPADVARLGLVRSFQISAVFPHLTVKENVRIALQRRKRGDSFDFWRSETVLRALNQEALQLVEAVGLSDFSDIPAVELSYGRKRALEIATTLALEPEMLLLDEPMAGMGHEDVDRTAALIRRVSANRTILMVEHNLSVVASLSDRITVLARGQVLAEGDYATVSKDPRVVEAYIGAGHG
- a CDS encoding ABC transporter ATP-binding protein produces the protein MAEAVMTKPVPAAGASAAPLLTVQGLEGWYGESHVLHGITFDVKPGEVVTLLGRNGAGKTTTLRAIIGILGKRKGSIRYDGTETIAMASRNIAKLGLGYVPEERGIFSSLSVYENLMLPPRVKPGGMNVDQIYTLFPNLKERSGSQGTKLSGGEQQMLAIGRILRTGAKLILLDEPTEGLAPVIVQQIGRTIARLKSEGYTIILVEQNFRFAQTVADRHFVVEQGRVIDMIPNSELDANIDKLHTYLGV
- a CDS encoding ABC transporter substrate-binding protein, giving the protein MRARVLLTALLVGLAPSVAALAGTPVKIGVLNDRSGVYADISGEGSVVAARMAVEDFRPLARDLAVEVVAGDHQNKPAVGAALARAWYDREGVDAIFDVPTSSVALAVHQVTRERNKVFVDSGAGTADLTGPDCSPNTVHWTFDTVALANGTGGAMVKRGGTTWFFLTADYAFGEAVQRDTTALILRNGGTVLGSVKTPFPASDFAPALRQAQASGAKVIGLANAGGDTIGAVREAARLRVTEGGQALAGLLIFSSDIHSLTPKVAQGLVLTEPFYWDLNDATRAFSDRFARRFGGRKPTAAQAGVYAGVLHYLKAVAVLNKADDGRRVVATMKDLPTDDPLFGKGTIRPDGRKIHDMYLFEVKKPSESKGEWDLYRTLATIPGVEAFRPLDRGGCPLVTQAAQAETAAQDVGARP
- a CDS encoding ABC transporter substrate-binding protein, with product MLKRLLLASALCAVAASQALAQTPVKIGVLNDRSGVYADIAGEGSVVAARMAVEDFKAAEKGLKVEIVAADHQNKPDVGASIARQWYDRDGVDAIFDVPTSSVALAVNQVTREKNKAFINSGAGTADLTGPQCSPNTVHWTYDTVALANGTGGAMVKRGGTTWFFLTADYAFGQALQRDTSEVVNKNGGKVVGAVKTPFPTADFSSFLLQAQGSGAKVIGLANAGGDTINAIKQAAEFGITEGGQAIAGLLIFSSDIHALTPKIAQGLVLTEPFYWDLNDGTRAFSDRFAKQNGGKKPTAVQAGVYASVLHYLKAVEGLKSASDGGKVVARMKEIPTDDPLFGKGNIRPDGRTIHDMYLFEVKKPAESKGPWDLYKTLATIPGNEAFRPLNQGNCPLVNKS